The Amblyomma americanum isolate KBUSLIRL-KWMA chromosome 2, ASM5285725v1, whole genome shotgun sequence genome contains the following window.
CGCCGCTGCGCGACGCGCCTTTTTTGTTGCAATTCGACAGTTCCTTTCTCCCGTATCTACTTCAGTCTCTGGCGTTCGCGCCCGAATCTCTGCACTGCCTTTAACGCTGCTGGAATTCTAGGGCGAACCATAAATAGTACAGAAGACTAATCTCTTCGAGCGACAGCTATGGATTATTAACACATGACAGAGTTTCACCTCTCTCCAGCGGAAAATGCGCACACCTCACAAAAACGTCACGGCATTAGGCACTGGCGCGATGAAGCCACAGTCTCCCAGGGATTTGCGGGACCAGTTTCTCGCCTGACACAACCACTCTTCGCCTTTGCTAGGAGTCGGCCGGCCGCTGTGTGCGGCTGGTAAGATAAACTGATTTGTTTATTCACGTATCCTAAAGGCCTCTACGGACAGTATATAAGGGAGACATGGGGATGGATACTGAATATGAAGTAAGAATGATAAACACAATAGAAAGAAGTGACGAAGCTTATGTATCACATTTAAAAGAAAATACTTCTATTTGCAAACACGGTCATCGTGGCTTTTAACGGATGGGATGTCATTGGTAAGCTTGTTCCAGTGATGATTGAGAGGGAAGAGTGGTGAATAACGGAAGAGGTTAGTACGAGGGAATATGGGTCGAAATTTGAAGCACTAGGGGTCGAGGCGCAGAAAAATAGAATGAACATGCTTGATACGGGCAGCGGAAAACTATGGCGCATGATAATACCTTTAGAAACATAACATATAAAACAGTCCTTGGTTTTCCAGACAGCTTGAATCCCAGCGGCTTTTCATCCTTTTTATACTATATTTTCGTTAAAATTTTTATGTGATGAGGCGGATAGACCACTTTTGAAGTAACTTTAATTTCCTGTTTAAGTACGTCTGGTGGAAATGCTTGATTGATTAGGCATATTATATTTTCGGATGAACTAGTGTTTTGTTTGCCAGAAGTCTTATAGATGAGTTTGCAGCAAAACAACAAGACTATGAATTAGTATGAAGATAACAAATTTGATGTACATAGGCCTGCGAAAGTAGCAACAGGTCACGATAGATGGGGACGTGTTAGAAGTGGTAAGGGGATAAGTCTATCGAATAAAAGTGGTAACCATAGAAAAGGACCATAAGAGGAAAAGAtataagaatggggtgtagcACAGTTTGCGAGTAATTTTTGGTCACAGCAAGCAGCTTGCCAAATCCTTCCATAGAACCGTAAGCAATATCACCATGATAGCAGTGCTCATATAGAGGTAGAAGGGAGGGGCATAGGCTCTATATTCTATTGATCACTGCGGAGCTATCTATGCGGAGGGAAAATAGCATAGATAATGTCATAAGACAGGAAAAGAGCAGAGTTGGTAGGGCAATAAACTAGGGATGTTCTAGCTTCGAGCGCGAAGAAATGGGCCCGTAATATGGGGAGCGAATGACCGATATCCACTTTGGGTAACGAAGTAGATTGAGAGGGAACGCAAACGTAGCAGCGAGCCTCAAAGAATCACGTTGACGGGTAAATTATAAAGCTGACGGGAATAAATTGGCACAGGGTAAGCTTGCGGTCAGTACGAGTTGTTgctgttgtttatttttttcgtaAATAACTAAGACGCAGTTAGCTGAAATGTGTGTCCGGTAGCCTTGGTGCATcttataaagaaagaaaagtacaGTAAAACACGCACTACTTGATGAGAAACCAAATGCAAAAAATGAAGAtaaaaaatcagcaaaagcaggcGGAAAAAATTAAACAAGAGATTTAAAAAATCACTGCACGGGGTCCGTATCCACAGTAGTAGAAAGAAATACGATGTGAGAGCTCTATAACACTGCAAGTAGTCCGGCTGAACCCAGAGTGTAGAAAGCCCACTGCACCGCTGCGCGATTCTTGCGGTTCCCGCGAGGAAAAAGGATCTCCCGCACATCTTGTAATGGCAGGTCGTGTGTCCTTGTACATGTCACGTTCCCACAAGATGTTTCCTCGATTTGCTTCAACTGCTCACAAAACTGCTATCGTGGGCGGAAGGCGGCACATTTTGCTCATCCAAGTGGGCATGCGCGCGCAGTCGGTGCTCAGGCAGAACACCGTGTAGGTCTCGAAGTGCGGCGCAAGCTTCCCATGACTAGACGATGCTCTTTCGCTGAGAGTCCGCTATTACAAAGACCAGGCATCGCCAGTTTCCTCCACAAgcaaaggggctgtcgaaggcagacgaacgcattctgcgagagctacagacgaacacataCTGGTGTCTCGCCATGGCTGCTCGCTATGACCCGAAAGTGAATCCTAACTGTGCCCACACCGTGAGGAGCTCTGCTCTCTatcccacatggtgtgggcctgtcaaCATAGTCCCCACTTCTCTCTCCACCCCTCCCCCACTAAAGGGGCTTGGGAGGCCTTTCTCCTCGAGTGCGATGacacaagctgccctcgcacgcAGGGCTCGCGAGGCTGCGGGATCTTGCGgcatcccggactagggacgcggaCCAAGGAGATGTCGGCATTCCCCAACTGTGACGGCTCATCCTCTCCATTTACTTCATAaaggtttgctctctctctctccaggagAAAGAGGTGCAAAATGGCTGCGAACAGCCGCGATGTGCTGCCTACAACGGGGAAgcatttgtcttgcagtgggcatagttgggacgatgatgatgatgatcattccGATGAAAGAAAAGGCCGTAACAATACTAGCGAGATGGGCAGTATAACCAGGAAAGTCCTGGCTCTAGCTGCGTTGTCTTTCTCAAATACACTCTCATAAAAAAATCTATATATGCCCTGGATTGAAATAATCGACCTCAGAACGATGTCAAGGCAGTAGCAGAGCTGTTTCCTTCTACCCCGTCGGGTATGAGACATCAACGAATGGCGTACGCACTAGTGACAGATAACGCGATTCTAGATGTCATCACTGGCTCTAGTTTTGGCCACCAGAAAGTTAGGTTCTCACAAAAACAGTTATTATTACTAACACTCGTCCGCTTTTGATGCCTCCATTACGGCCTTTCACTAAAATTGGCCTCCTGTCATTTGCGCAGGTATTTACGGGTCTCCGGTGCCAACAGAGTGCCACATAAGCCGCTGATGAATGTTGAGATAATTGAGAGAATGAAGAATGAAGAATTGAGATAATTTACTCAAATTAAAGATGGTTCTCGATGCATAAACTCGAAAAAAATGAGGACAGGAAGAATTAGTCAACAAGCCAAAGTTTCTACATGAGCATTTGTGACAAAACGAAATGCCCTCGTGTCGAAACGTTAGCCTGCTGACTGTGAGGCTTCCGTCTGTGCCCTTGTTCGAATAGATATTAGGCTAAGCAGAGAATGACCGATAGAAATAGCTGggacaagaaattttttttttgtttcagccaAATATCTTCTTTGCGCAAGACATTTCGCCTGACTATATGAAATGTCTGCAGCACACACACAGCTTTGCACACCAGATGAATACGCAGACGACGACCCGGAGGAAGTGGCCCGTGAGGCAACTGCATCCCCAGCACTAGTTGCGCCAAAGCGTAGAGCACAGGCTTTCCTGATCCTGGTGTCTGTACAGGCTGTTAAAAAAATTTAGCACCCTGGCCACCGTCTTGAGTCGGCTGAAACTGCCCAAGCGATTCAGCGCCGAGCAGGTATTGTCACCATCCTCGTAATCAAGGTCAAAAACTGCCAGGCCGAAAACTAGGTGCGTATAGTTCGCTTTGGCCTTGCAAAGTTTCTCGCACAGCGCTTGCTCGTTGTCGAATAGGAACATGTGGCGCGTCCGGGCGTCGTACACCCGCATGGCGAAGCCGTCCGAATCGTATTCCAAAGTGTTTGAAAAAGGCGCCGCGTTGCACACTGCCGTGTAGCTTGCAGATGGGCGGCCAGGATTTGTCTGGCTGCAGGGCGAGAACGACTTTGCCGCAGAGTTGGCCAGCAGCTGTGTCCAGCGGCCCTTCATGGTCACGGACAACGAAAGAGCCTGTGCGGTTGCGCTGGCTCTGATCTCCGCCAATGCTCCCACAGCATCGCGCAGGTCGTGGATGTTCTGCTGAGGATGCGACGGCTTGGTCAGCATCGTCGGGGGTGTGGCCAAGCAGGGTGTTCTCTGCCAGTCCTCGGACATCTGGTAGCCGTGAGAAATGAATAGGTGAGGCTTGGTGGCGTACCTGTTGTTGATGTAGTCTTTCCACGCTCTGTGGGTCGATATTGCGCCGACGACCAGGTACGCCGCCCGGCCGCTGCCTCTTAAGCCCCGCAAATCTGTCTCCAGCACGCCGATGGCACCGATCACACCTTGTATCAAAATGTTATTCACGGCGTAGACAGAGCAGTCGATGACGCCAAGGTGCGACACGCCACGTCGAAGTAACGGTCGTAGGGTATTTGTAAAGCGGAAAGAATAGTGTTCTGTGAGCTGGCGCAGACGCGTACAGGCGAACCCGAGTCCGAACTGCGTCTTCGTGTAGCGGCCGCTCTCTGCTTGACTTAAAACCGCCTCCATATCGGCGCTGAATGGAGCGGTTTGGCCCAGCGTGTTGATGTAGTTCTTGTACATCGAGTCGTAGAAGATGAACTCACAAAATCCGTCTTCGGGGAATTTGGTGCTGGCGGACGTCCTGGAGCCATAGGTGCACAAGAGTGCCTGATTCAGGGGCCTCGGCGCGTACGTAGTAGTAGTGGATGTGGTCGCAGTCGTTGTCCGGGTCGTTGTCCGGGTCGTTGTCCGGGTCGTTGTCCGGGTCGTTGTCCGGGTCGTTGTCCGGGTCGTTCGTGGCATGCTCGTCCTGGCAGTCGAGGTCTGTCCAGGAGTAACCGGTCTCGAGGGCGGCGTCCTCCGAGGCACTCTAACCACGTCGACAGACATCTGCTCGTTGGGCTGAGGCTGTTCAGTCTGAtccgggccgccgccgccgccgctgccgccgtcagAGAAGTCGTCGTCGAAAGGCCTCAGACCGTCATCCGCGCTCTCCAGGGCTTTCGTGAGGAGCATGGCGAATCCGATGGCCGACAGCAGTGTGAGGATGAAGAATACGACGATGATGAGGACCCCGATGGATTTGTCTTCTTGATCTCCCCCGACATCCGTGGTCAGGCTGGACGACAGCAGATCTCCGATGGGCCTTTCAGTCTCGTACTCTACTGCCATGGCCGGGCAGAGAGACACAGGGCTTAGGGTTAGCTACGAGCTGCGATGGAGCTCTGCCTGAGCTGCTTCAGCTTCTACGAGGGCCCTCGCGAATGGTACGCGAGACCACGCGGGACGATGGCGCTGCGTATGTCAGGTTAGCGGAGCCTTTTAAGCTGGGATTatagcctctttttttttctgctgtagtATGGTTGTAATAAAAGCTATTCCTGAGAAATTTACTACCTATCTTTAAAATGAATGCAGCTTGTGTTGGAGCTCAAAGTGGAGGAAAATTTCTGCCAAgtattatttatttttgttttatttttctttgcacatAATTTGCCTTTTCTTGAATTCTGCTGCATGCAGAGTCCAGAAATTTTTTTATGAGCAGGAACTATTATTATACACAACTGCGACTGAAACTGGGCGCATGAGTAGAAAATatatttattatatatttttattccTCGCTGCAATAAAACTGCCACTCATGAATATTGTTTTATCCTAAAATTGAGAACCGACTTACGCTATTGATCCTAGTTCATCATATTAAAGGCATTGATTGACATCTGCGGAAAAGTTTGCTTGCTTGCGCATTATAGCATGTGAAAAAAAGGTGCACAATCCTCAAAGCATCCTGTTTTGAGAAAAACGCAAATAAAGCTTCTGAAAACCCCAAATTTAGTATTCGCGAATACTCAAGTGTAATATCTTACCTGGAAGCTCGGAATATCATTATAAGAAGTCTCAAAATCTAATAATTTTTTGAAGGAAACGAAGTCTCAGCTGACTTTAAAATTTAGCGCGGTCCCGCAACCTTGCTCTTATTGTGAGGAAAGAAATGTACTTTCTGTGAAGAGGACTAAGCATGTTTTAAAGAAACCAACGAAGAAGTGATTCTGTGATATACCtagggtgaagaagaagaagaagaagaagaagaagaagaagaagaagaagaagaagaagaagaagaagaagaagaagaagaagaagaagagagcgTTTCCGGAGGGCACCTGATTAGAAGTAACACAGCTATTCAAACATGATTTTATTCTGAACGTAGTCGCAGGACCGAATAAACATCCCAGCAAAGGTTTCACCAGCGTACAGTCCGTTCAGAACTTTAATCATTCAACGCGGTTTTAGCGTCTTACTCGGATCTCGGCAGGAAAATCTACGAGCTACTGCATGAGCGCTGCGAAAGCGTGGTACATTTTTAAAGCAAAGCGCATTCTCTCCTGCGCATTGCGATGCAAGGTGTTCGATAACATGGCCCACAGCGAGACAGTCATGCCGGGGCATATGACGTAGTGTGATCAGCTTGCTATTTGCATCGAAAGCATCGGGAATGCGCAGTAGATGACTCAAATTCAATCATGAAAAATTTCAGTCGATGGGCCGAATGCTGATGGGTGCCCTAGCATGATGCGTTTCGTTCGGCGCTGCTCTGCTAGGCTAAGGTTGTTTTTGATGTCTTGGGACAGAATCTTCTTAATCACCGAACCACGTCAATTGTCGGTTGGAGCTACAACCTACTAGGTGGTGCCAGGCTACCACCTAATTACCACCCCAACGTCTTCTCCCGTTTGGCTACTGTGCGAGCATGTTCGAATtacgttcttttttctttattgcctggctttggcccataacatttaaccgaaaaacactcaacaaaaaacacacaaaacgctatgtacatacgacactgtcgtcgtcagccagcatgagtctggcttcgtcatactaaaattcacgaagcatacagagcggctttagcctcgagagccactcgggaggctccgcagcggctttctggatggccagaaagcagcccattctttcccgaaaataaattcgaaaATAAGCATCCCGGCGGGCAGATGAGCAGTGgtgcagtggcacaaggcagctgctatggcaggtgttggCATCGGTAGGGATTGGGTTGCTTGTTTTGGTTGCGATCCAGGTGGCTCTTTCCGAGCAGCCTCACGATTAAATAGGCTGCCGCCTGACACAGTGATCatgtgagcagcctgccacaaaaccggctttacacagacagatagacagatcattatcatcatcaccatcatcatcatcagcctgactacgcccactgcagggcaaagggttCTCTCAGGTCTCTCCAAtaaacactgtcctttgccagctgcggtcaccctatccccactaacttcttaatctcatcagcccacctaactttctgccgccccctgttacgcttgcccaACACACAACGCCTAAATGCGGGGAATCGCGACTAAAATAAAAACCATCGATTCTGAGTCCGTGGTCGACTGATGCTTGCACAGCTGCAATGCACCCCGCGGCTCATAAATAAAGACAAAGCTCATATCACGTTGCAGATAGAGGGTGGGGGGAATAAAAAGAAACTATACTTCTGACCCTTCATGCTGAGAGTGGAAACGGCAAGCGGGTCTGCAATGCCTATTGACGACGATTCACATTTTAGCGAGGTGAAATCTTACGTGCCCTTTTTGCCCAGAGAATCATGTGACTAGAATAGGCGCAGCGTATTTCAATGCTAGCGGAGCTGAGCGCTGCTATGTTTGAGAGTATCGGTATAGCGGCACTGAAATGTTTTTGCTCACGCTGAGGAGATCTGCACCAGACACAACAGATGCCATGCTTTAAGCCCACAACCTGGGCTTAAGTCTGGCCGACAGGCGGCCTCCGCGATCGAAACAGAAATCGCGCGTCGGCCTCCTCCTTTAATGAAATATCGAGCGTGTGTGGACATTGAATTGTACATTGTGATCTACGACCGGACACGGAGCTTTTTATTGGGAACAATAAAATGGACGAAATCTGATTCCTCTGCACCCCTGCGCAAAACCGCCttctttgatttatttatttttcttcctttcttcttcctatttctttatttcttccttcgaTAGGAAACCGGTGATTCCTTGTAAATCCAACAAAGCTTGCTATTCCTAATCGGCTCTGCTCCTTAGTTGTTCTGCACGCCAACATATCATACGGGACGAGGGACAACGAAAAGAAGGTGTTCGCTCATCGGGAAACTTTCCTGTGTGGTATTATGGGAGAATAAAACATGGCACTGCACACCGCACTTTACGCTCTAAAGGTTTCGTGAACACTTAATTGAAAATATGGCAGCGGTCTCCCGAGAGACCAAACGCAGAGGCGTTTCAAAGACGCTGTACTATGCGATCGTATAACGCTGCACCAATGCGATATGAATGGATGAACAATTGATTCACTCACTAGATATCTAGTGCGCGCTAAGATTTACTTATTCGCTTGCCCAAAAAAGTTGTAGTTGCGGTGCGAAGATTAACAGAAATCTGCGTATGATTCATCCGCTATAGGAGTGAAACAAAATAAGGCACGAAAGCATTCGGAGACGGACCACTTGGTTTGTTTTATGGCTGGCGGTATTTTTGAACGGAAGACGTCGTTGCTGTTGTCAACTTCCAGAATCCCGCCCCGCTGCATTAAACGGAAGGGGGGACACAAAGAACCGGAGCACatcaaaacagcacagcgacaaagaCAGAACTCCAACAAAACAACGTACTGAAAAACAGCACCACGACAAAATAGCGCAGCGCGAATTTAATATAGCTAAAGAATTTGTAACTGCAAAGGGCAAAGCACAACCCATACGGCGGCGGTGTTTCGAGGTCTTGATTGTAACTTTGCAAAAACTTGTGATCCGAGGACTGGCTTCCGTTCAAGATATCTGAAAGCTCCCAATCAGAGTAGAGCCGCCCGAACTCAAATACTGACCTGCCGTATTACTGGCATCATTCTACAAACTCCTTGCGACGGCAACTGCGCCTTTCTATAATGATGTGTTTTTCGATGGGTGCTGCAAGGtggaatgctgttttttttttcagaaaacgttAAGCACTGCACGTGTTTTGGATTCCTCAAAAACACAGGGCTGTACCCGCGACGTTGTAGCCAGCCTAGCCCGCGGACCGGGTCAGGCCGGCTGTGCCAGTTTGAACGCGATACCGTTAGAGGTCCCATTTTCGAGAAAAGACGGCGTCCTTCCATCCGCCTCACAAAAAAGCACCTGGCCAACCTGCCACGGAGAACCACGGTGACCGGCTGAGAGATGTCACGTGAAATGGCGACGTCATCAAGTCCTGCCGAACCTCCTACCTCTCATGTAAGTCCTATCTTTCATGTAATGCCCCTTCAGGGatccttgaggttcaaataaataaataaataggcggAAACCTACTCAGTTTATTGTGAGCAACCTTTACACCACGGTagttaaaaaaaatattgatCGAGAAAGGTCatatgaccttgtgacgtcatcacaacctgcccactgtggcaggtggcaacctgacTCTCCTGGCCAGTGGTAATTAAAATCTTTCGATTACATTGGAGCACTTTGGCCGGAAAGAAATGAGTAAAATATTGAATGAggaattccgcatatgtgggccTGTAAGCAGAGCCTATATGCGAGAGAGAAGTACTTGCGCGGGAGGGTGTctcaaatgctatcgcattgtacaTTTTCGGGTAGGTGAAACGCCGCACAAgttgttgtttttgtgtgtgtgtgccgcgTCTTAGTCAATATT
Protein-coding sequences here:
- the LOC144118408 gene encoding uncharacterized protein LOC144118408 codes for the protein MAVEYETERPIGDLLSSSLTTDVGGDQEDKSIGVLIIVVFFILTLLSAIGFAMLLTKALESADDGLRPFDDDFSDGGSGGGGGPDQTEQPQPNEQMSVDVVRVPRRTPPSRPVTPGQTSTARTSMPRTTRTTTRTTTRTTTRTTTRTTTRTTTATTSTTTTYAPRPLNQALLCTYGSRTSASTKFPEDGFCEFIFYDSMYKNYINTLGQTAPFSADMEAVLSQAESGRYTKTQFGLGFACTRLRQLTEHYSFRFTNTLRPLLRRGVSHLGVIDCSVYAVNNILIQGVIGAIGVLETDLRGLRGSGRAAYLVVGAISTHRAWKDYINNRYATKPHLFISHGYQMSEDWQRTPCLATPPTMLTKPSHPQQNIHDLRDAVGALAEIRASATAQALSLSVTMKGRWTQLLANSAAKSFSPCSQTNPGRPSASYTAVCNAAPFSNTLEYDSDGFAMRVYDARTRHMFLFDNEQALCEKLCKAKANYTHLVFGLAVFDLDYEDGDNTCSALNRLGSFSRLKTVARVLNFFNSLYRHQDQESLCSTLWRN